A single genomic interval of Gossypium raimondii isolate GPD5lz chromosome 11, ASM2569854v1, whole genome shotgun sequence harbors:
- the LOC105803367 gene encoding F-box/LRR-repeat protein 12, with protein MGDSLMDGVTSIMLLPDDCLCFIFNFLDCRTDRESFGLTCHRWLNIQNLNRRSLQFPCSFGIVGPSSLSQSCTDINSFHLYRILARFQHLEYLSLSGCVEILDSALSYLKPYGSKLQTLCLDCCFKISDYGISLVGDGCPFLTTISLYRCSITDTGLEALANACLALRHVNLAYCSCISDSGLRALSQGCRELQAVKISNCRGVTGVGLRGCSSTLVYIDAECCNLEPVGIMSIVSGGGLKFLNIAGLSCSNFRNGLEAIGNGFAARLKILNLRMCRSVTDASIVAIAKGCPQLQEWNLALCHEVRVLGWASIGSNCHNLKKLHVNRCRNLCHQGLQAVRDGCKELSVLYMSRNSRISDTALELFKLYRCNVEIKAEEVMSIGPNWDSIDYDEST; from the coding sequence ATGGGAGATTCTTTGATGGACGGTGTCACTTCGATCATGCTCCTACCTGATGATTGcctctgttttattttcaattttcttgacTGTAGGACTGACCGTGAATCATTTGGCCTAACTTGCCACCGCTGGCTTAATATTCAAAACTTGAATCGTCGGTCCTTACAATTTCCATGTTCTTTCGGCATTGTTGGCCCTTCCTCGTTATCTCAGAGCTGTACCGATATCAACTCATTCCATCTTTACAGGATTCTTGCCCGTTTTCAGCATTTAGAGTATTTATCCCTTTCCGGTTGCGTAGAGATACTGGATTCGGCCCTAAGCTACTTGAAACCCTATGGTTCGAAATTGCAAACCCTATGTCTGGACTGTTGTTTTAAAATCAGCGATTATGGGATTTCCCTAGTTGGTGATGGTTGTCCCTTCTTGACTACTATTAGTCTTTACCGATGCAGCATTACTGATACCGGGCTAGAAGCTTTAGCTAATGCTTGCTTGGCTTTGCGgcatgtgaatcttgcttattgcTCATGTATTTCGGACTCTGGGTTGAGAGCTCTTTCTCAAGGATGCCGTGAACTTCAAGCAGTTAAGATATCTAATTGCCGGGGTGTAACTGGTGTTGGCTTAAGAGGCTGTTCATCAACTCTTGTCTACATCGATGCTGAATGTTGTAATCTTGAACCCGTAGGAATAATGTCCATTGTTAGTGGAGGTGGGCTTAAGTTTTTGAACATCGCCGGTTTAAGTTGCTCAAACTTCAGAAATGGATTGGAAGCAATAGGGAATGGATTTGCAGCAAGGCTTAAAATCCTTAATCTTCGAATGTGTAGAAGCGTTACTGATGCTTCTATTGTTGCAATTGCAAAAGGGTGTCCGCAACTTCAGGAGTGGAACCTGGCATTGTGTCACGAGGTTAGGGTTCTAGGCTGGGCTTCCATCGGATCAAACTGCCATAATTTAAAGAAACTCCATGTGAATCGCTGCCGAAACTTATGTCATCAAGGTTTGCAGGCTGTAAGAGATGGCTGCAAAGAGCTCTCTGTTTTGTACATGAGCCGGAATAGCCGGATATCAGATACAGCATTGGAGTTGTTTAAATTGTATAGATGCAACGTTGAGATCAAGGCTGAAGAAGTAATGTCGATAGGGCCTAATTGGGACAGCATAGATTATGATGAGTCAACTTGA
- the LOC105800978 gene encoding uncharacterized protein At4g08330, chloroplastic, translated as MSQADVSYSCGSCGYPLNLTSSNRIATSISSEYRKSVEKGLISFLSVDLSRFTQVDEVHCFPVSWGRHRSKTKLLCRKCGVHIGYGYGDAPALCGFDSPDSSSGAFRKFTIKIRALQPSDEC; from the exons ATGTCCCAAGCTGACGTCTCTTACAG CTGTGGATCTTGTGGTTACCCTTTGAACTTGACCTCTTCCAATCGAATCGCCACCAGCATAAGCTCTGAATATCGCAAATCCGTAGAGAAAGGTCTTATCTCCTTTCTATCTGTTGATCTTAGTCGATTCACACAAGTCGACGAGGTACATTGCTTTCCTGTCAGTTGGGGCCGTCATCGATCAAAAACTAAACTACTTTGCCGTAAATGTGGGGTTCATATAGGGTATGGGTATGGAGATGCGCCTGCCCTTTGTGGTTTTGACTCTCCCGACTCATCTAGTGGTGCTTTTAGGAAGTTTACAATAAAGATCCGAGCTCTACAGCCTTCAGACGAGTGCTAA
- the LOC105803365 gene encoding uncharacterized protein LOC105803365 isoform X3: MHNWLLVLQAVSTYCSSLYQHCETLERSIHIVNLDPAAENFNYPVAMDIRELISLDDVMEELGFGPNGGLSYRMEHLEENLDEWLAEELDNYLDDDYLVFDCPGQIELFSHVAMLRNFVEHLNRKNFNVCGVYWLDSQFITDVTKFVSGCMASLSAMVQLELPHVNILSKMDLVTNKRDVENYLDPEPRFLLSELNEWMAPWFKKLNKSSIEEVVEYSMVSLIPLDLRKESSIQYALAQIGNCIQYGEDADVKIRDFDADNDDDA; this comes from the exons ATGCACAACTGGTTATTGGTCCTGCAGGCAGTG TCAACCTACTGCTCTAGCCTGTACCAGCATTGTGAAACCCTTGAACGGTCAATACATATTGTGAACCTTGATCCTGCTgctgaaaattttaactatccAGTAGCTATGG ATATAAGAGAGCTAATTAGTTTGGATGATGTTATGGAGGAGCTTGGATTCGGTCCAAATGGTGGTCTGTCTTACCGCATGGA ACATCTTGAAGAAAATCTGGATGAATGGCTGGCTGAAGAATTGGACAATTACTTGGATGATGACTATCTGGTTTTTGATTGCCCAG GCCAGATAGAGCTCTTTTCACATGTAGCCATGCTTCGTAACTTTGTGGAGCACTTGAACCGCAAGAACTTTAATGTGTGTGGTGTATATTGGCTTGATTCTCAG TTCATCACGGATGTGACTAAGTTCGTAAGTGGATGCATGGCATCACTTTCTGCAATGGTCCAGCTTGAATTACCACATGTTAATATCCTCTCAAAAATGGACCTGGTAACAAACAAGAGGGATGTCGAAAA CTACTTGGATCCAGAGCCTCGATTTCTGCTTTCAGAACTGAATGAATGGATGGCTCCTTGGTTTAAAAAGCTAAATAAATCTTCGATTGAAGAG GTGGTTGAATATAGCATGGTTAGCCTTATTCCACTCGACTTGAGGAAGGAAAGCAG CATACAGTATGCATTGGCTCAAATAGGTAACTGCATTCAGTATGGTGAAGATGCTGATGTAAAGATTAGGGATTTTGATGCAGACAACGATGATGACGCATAA
- the LOC105803365 gene encoding uncharacterized protein LOC105803365 isoform X1 — protein MHNWLLVLQAVVSEYPCFWSQSTYCSSLYQHCETLERSIHIVNLDPAAENFNYPVAMDIRELISLDDVMEELGFGPNGGLSYRMEHLEENLDEWLAEELDNYLDDDYLVFDCPGQIELFSHVAMLRNFVEHLNRKNFNVCGVYWLDSQFITDVTKFVSGCMASLSAMVQLELPHVNILSKMDLVTNKRDVENYLDPEPRFLLSELNEWMAPWFKKLNKSSIEEVVEYSMVSLIPLDLRKESSIQYALAQIGNCIQYGEDADVKIRDFDADNDDDA, from the exons ATGCACAACTGGTTATTGGTCCTGCAGGCAGTGGTAAG TGAGTATCCGTGTTTTTGGAGCCAGTCAACCTACTGCTCTAGCCTGTACCAGCATTGTGAAACCCTTGAACGGTCAATACATATTGTGAACCTTGATCCTGCTgctgaaaattttaactatccAGTAGCTATGG ATATAAGAGAGCTAATTAGTTTGGATGATGTTATGGAGGAGCTTGGATTCGGTCCAAATGGTGGTCTGTCTTACCGCATGGA ACATCTTGAAGAAAATCTGGATGAATGGCTGGCTGAAGAATTGGACAATTACTTGGATGATGACTATCTGGTTTTTGATTGCCCAG GCCAGATAGAGCTCTTTTCACATGTAGCCATGCTTCGTAACTTTGTGGAGCACTTGAACCGCAAGAACTTTAATGTGTGTGGTGTATATTGGCTTGATTCTCAG TTCATCACGGATGTGACTAAGTTCGTAAGTGGATGCATGGCATCACTTTCTGCAATGGTCCAGCTTGAATTACCACATGTTAATATCCTCTCAAAAATGGACCTGGTAACAAACAAGAGGGATGTCGAAAA CTACTTGGATCCAGAGCCTCGATTTCTGCTTTCAGAACTGAATGAATGGATGGCTCCTTGGTTTAAAAAGCTAAATAAATCTTCGATTGAAGAG GTGGTTGAATATAGCATGGTTAGCCTTATTCCACTCGACTTGAGGAAGGAAAGCAG CATACAGTATGCATTGGCTCAAATAGGTAACTGCATTCAGTATGGTGAAGATGCTGATGTAAAGATTAGGGATTTTGATGCAGACAACGATGATGACGCATAA
- the LOC105803365 gene encoding uncharacterized protein LOC105803365 isoform X6 has product MGYAQLVIGPAGSDIRELISLDDVMEELGFGPNGGLSYRMEHLEENLDEWLAEELDNYLDDDYLVFDCPGQIELFSHVAMLRNFVEHLNRKNFNVCGVYWLDSQFITDVTKFVSGCMASLSAMVQLELPHVNILSKMDLVTNKRDVENYLDPEPRFLLSELNEWMAPWFKKLNKSSIEEVVEYSMVSLIPLDLRKESSIQYALAQIGNCIQYGEDADVKIRDFDADNDDDA; this is encoded by the exons ATGGGATATGCACAACTGGTTATTGGTCCTGCAGGCAGTG ATATAAGAGAGCTAATTAGTTTGGATGATGTTATGGAGGAGCTTGGATTCGGTCCAAATGGTGGTCTGTCTTACCGCATGGA ACATCTTGAAGAAAATCTGGATGAATGGCTGGCTGAAGAATTGGACAATTACTTGGATGATGACTATCTGGTTTTTGATTGCCCAG GCCAGATAGAGCTCTTTTCACATGTAGCCATGCTTCGTAACTTTGTGGAGCACTTGAACCGCAAGAACTTTAATGTGTGTGGTGTATATTGGCTTGATTCTCAG TTCATCACGGATGTGACTAAGTTCGTAAGTGGATGCATGGCATCACTTTCTGCAATGGTCCAGCTTGAATTACCACATGTTAATATCCTCTCAAAAATGGACCTGGTAACAAACAAGAGGGATGTCGAAAA CTACTTGGATCCAGAGCCTCGATTTCTGCTTTCAGAACTGAATGAATGGATGGCTCCTTGGTTTAAAAAGCTAAATAAATCTTCGATTGAAGAG GTGGTTGAATATAGCATGGTTAGCCTTATTCCACTCGACTTGAGGAAGGAAAGCAG CATACAGTATGCATTGGCTCAAATAGGTAACTGCATTCAGTATGGTGAAGATGCTGATGTAAAGATTAGGGATTTTGATGCAGACAACGATGATGACGCATAA
- the LOC105803365 gene encoding uncharacterized protein LOC105803365 isoform X2, translating into MGYAQLVIGPAGSGKSTYCSSLYQHCETLERSIHIVNLDPAAENFNYPVAMDIRELISLDDVMEELGFGPNGGLSYRMEHLEENLDEWLAEELDNYLDDDYLVFDCPGQIELFSHVAMLRNFVEHLNRKNFNVCGVYWLDSQFITDVTKFVSGCMASLSAMVQLELPHVNILSKMDLVTNKRDVENYLDPEPRFLLSELNEWMAPWFKKLNKSSIEEVVEYSMVSLIPLDLRKESSIQYALAQIGNCIQYGEDADVKIRDFDADNDDDA; encoded by the exons ATGGGATATGCACAACTGGTTATTGGTCCTGCAGGCAGTGGTAAG TCAACCTACTGCTCTAGCCTGTACCAGCATTGTGAAACCCTTGAACGGTCAATACATATTGTGAACCTTGATCCTGCTgctgaaaattttaactatccAGTAGCTATGG ATATAAGAGAGCTAATTAGTTTGGATGATGTTATGGAGGAGCTTGGATTCGGTCCAAATGGTGGTCTGTCTTACCGCATGGA ACATCTTGAAGAAAATCTGGATGAATGGCTGGCTGAAGAATTGGACAATTACTTGGATGATGACTATCTGGTTTTTGATTGCCCAG GCCAGATAGAGCTCTTTTCACATGTAGCCATGCTTCGTAACTTTGTGGAGCACTTGAACCGCAAGAACTTTAATGTGTGTGGTGTATATTGGCTTGATTCTCAG TTCATCACGGATGTGACTAAGTTCGTAAGTGGATGCATGGCATCACTTTCTGCAATGGTCCAGCTTGAATTACCACATGTTAATATCCTCTCAAAAATGGACCTGGTAACAAACAAGAGGGATGTCGAAAA CTACTTGGATCCAGAGCCTCGATTTCTGCTTTCAGAACTGAATGAATGGATGGCTCCTTGGTTTAAAAAGCTAAATAAATCTTCGATTGAAGAG GTGGTTGAATATAGCATGGTTAGCCTTATTCCACTCGACTTGAGGAAGGAAAGCAG CATACAGTATGCATTGGCTCAAATAGGTAACTGCATTCAGTATGGTGAAGATGCTGATGTAAAGATTAGGGATTTTGATGCAGACAACGATGATGACGCATAA
- the LOC105803365 gene encoding uncharacterized protein LOC105803365 isoform X7, producing the protein MDIRELISLDDVMEELGFGPNGGLSYRMEHLEENLDEWLAEELDNYLDDDYLVFDCPGQIELFSHVAMLRNFVEHLNRKNFNVCGVYWLDSQFITDVTKFVSGCMASLSAMVQLELPHVNILSKMDLVTNKRDVENYLDPEPRFLLSELNEWMAPWFKKLNKSSIEEVVEYSMVSLIPLDLRKESSIQYALAQIGNCIQYGEDADVKIRDFDADNDDDA; encoded by the exons ATGG ATATAAGAGAGCTAATTAGTTTGGATGATGTTATGGAGGAGCTTGGATTCGGTCCAAATGGTGGTCTGTCTTACCGCATGGA ACATCTTGAAGAAAATCTGGATGAATGGCTGGCTGAAGAATTGGACAATTACTTGGATGATGACTATCTGGTTTTTGATTGCCCAG GCCAGATAGAGCTCTTTTCACATGTAGCCATGCTTCGTAACTTTGTGGAGCACTTGAACCGCAAGAACTTTAATGTGTGTGGTGTATATTGGCTTGATTCTCAG TTCATCACGGATGTGACTAAGTTCGTAAGTGGATGCATGGCATCACTTTCTGCAATGGTCCAGCTTGAATTACCACATGTTAATATCCTCTCAAAAATGGACCTGGTAACAAACAAGAGGGATGTCGAAAA CTACTTGGATCCAGAGCCTCGATTTCTGCTTTCAGAACTGAATGAATGGATGGCTCCTTGGTTTAAAAAGCTAAATAAATCTTCGATTGAAGAG GTGGTTGAATATAGCATGGTTAGCCTTATTCCACTCGACTTGAGGAAGGAAAGCAG CATACAGTATGCATTGGCTCAAATAGGTAACTGCATTCAGTATGGTGAAGATGCTGATGTAAAGATTAGGGATTTTGATGCAGACAACGATGATGACGCATAA
- the LOC105803365 gene encoding uncharacterized protein LOC105803365 isoform X5 has protein sequence MHNWLLVLQAVVSEYPCFWSQSTYCSSLYQHCETLERSIHIVNLDPAAENFNYPVAMDIRELISLDDVMEELGFGPNGGLSYRMEHLEENLDEWLAEELDNYLDDDYLVFDCPGQIELFSHVAMLRNFVEHLNRKNFNVCGVYWLDSQFITDVTKFVSGCMASLSAMVQLELPHVNILSKMDLVTNKRDVENYLDPEPRFLLSELNEWMAPWFKKLNKSSIEEVVEYSMVSLIPLDLRKESRTRAHTLPSFYILCNSL, from the exons ATGCACAACTGGTTATTGGTCCTGCAGGCAGTGGTAAG TGAGTATCCGTGTTTTTGGAGCCAGTCAACCTACTGCTCTAGCCTGTACCAGCATTGTGAAACCCTTGAACGGTCAATACATATTGTGAACCTTGATCCTGCTgctgaaaattttaactatccAGTAGCTATGG ATATAAGAGAGCTAATTAGTTTGGATGATGTTATGGAGGAGCTTGGATTCGGTCCAAATGGTGGTCTGTCTTACCGCATGGA ACATCTTGAAGAAAATCTGGATGAATGGCTGGCTGAAGAATTGGACAATTACTTGGATGATGACTATCTGGTTTTTGATTGCCCAG GCCAGATAGAGCTCTTTTCACATGTAGCCATGCTTCGTAACTTTGTGGAGCACTTGAACCGCAAGAACTTTAATGTGTGTGGTGTATATTGGCTTGATTCTCAG TTCATCACGGATGTGACTAAGTTCGTAAGTGGATGCATGGCATCACTTTCTGCAATGGTCCAGCTTGAATTACCACATGTTAATATCCTCTCAAAAATGGACCTGGTAACAAACAAGAGGGATGTCGAAAA CTACTTGGATCCAGAGCCTCGATTTCTGCTTTCAGAACTGAATGAATGGATGGCTCCTTGGTTTAAAAAGCTAAATAAATCTTCGATTGAAGAG GTGGTTGAATATAGCATGGTTAGCCTTATTCCACTCGACTTGAGGAAGGAAAGCAG GACACGAGCACATACATTGCCAAGCTTTTACATCTTATGTAACTCCCTTTGA
- the LOC105803365 gene encoding uncharacterized protein LOC105803365 isoform X4: protein MHNWLLVLQAVVSEYPCFWSQSTYCSSLYQHCETLERSIHIVNLDPAAENFNYPVAMDIRELISLDDVMEELGFGPNGGLSYRMEHLEENLDEWLAEELDNYLDDDYLVFDCPGQIELFSHVAMLRNFVEHLNRKNFNVCGVYWLDSQFITDVTKFVSGCMASLSAMVQLELPHVNILSKMDLVTNKRDVENYLDPEPRFLLSELNEWMAPWFKKLNKSSIEEVKYLLVQVPIRCDHTKLQWMDFEWLNIAWLALFHST from the exons ATGCACAACTGGTTATTGGTCCTGCAGGCAGTGGTAAG TGAGTATCCGTGTTTTTGGAGCCAGTCAACCTACTGCTCTAGCCTGTACCAGCATTGTGAAACCCTTGAACGGTCAATACATATTGTGAACCTTGATCCTGCTgctgaaaattttaactatccAGTAGCTATGG ATATAAGAGAGCTAATTAGTTTGGATGATGTTATGGAGGAGCTTGGATTCGGTCCAAATGGTGGTCTGTCTTACCGCATGGA ACATCTTGAAGAAAATCTGGATGAATGGCTGGCTGAAGAATTGGACAATTACTTGGATGATGACTATCTGGTTTTTGATTGCCCAG GCCAGATAGAGCTCTTTTCACATGTAGCCATGCTTCGTAACTTTGTGGAGCACTTGAACCGCAAGAACTTTAATGTGTGTGGTGTATATTGGCTTGATTCTCAG TTCATCACGGATGTGACTAAGTTCGTAAGTGGATGCATGGCATCACTTTCTGCAATGGTCCAGCTTGAATTACCACATGTTAATATCCTCTCAAAAATGGACCTGGTAACAAACAAGAGGGATGTCGAAAA CTACTTGGATCCAGAGCCTCGATTTCTGCTTTCAGAACTGAATGAATGGATGGCTCCTTGGTTTAAAAAGCTAAATAAATCTTCGATTGAAGAGGTGAAATACTTACTTGTTCAAGTTCCAATTAGGTGTGATCATACGAAATTACAATGGATGGATTTTGA GTGGTTGAATATAGCATGGTTAGCCTTATTCCACTCGACTTGA
- the LOC105803364 gene encoding uncharacterized protein LOC105803364, producing MVPLFLSEPNWDDEEGDNEASSQIVSLLSKLGSVIWSLMVSGGRSEARLWLCNAVSRLSSISPHHKRDIFMKMLTSKPTRKGLASQLLQLVFEKRPRKVGSILANKSYLLEKFFQGNPKRIMQWFSNFGDGGGLEHKKGAKALSQFAFVNRDICWEELEWKGKHGQSPAMVATKPHYFLDLDVQRTVENFLENVPEFWSSPEFSESLKDGEILFMDTKFFVELFIDLMYKEDLDDIWEVISEFLKEESFSSLCHHLLIILEESEFRIFLELLLGYISPRIEHKDFGNSSYLLEFILCKCGDPGSFDTLLMLNAIINQRRQLLRLVNDEECQDENEQVKDIVSQMCKTSTNTYTLASILKECAKAKPIEAIKLLGLYSWVIYYRLSKECQTPGSWEALFLSNGISFHESGKYSMLNDEGPLDDNDSAGDDRASSRRRKKKKRRKRTRHFDHDGGYDDELLDFDASERRLGLQSGGGSWLLSIDDFSTSWTNVDLPEHLSNHCLSTWMKQLASQWSNVANAW from the exons atggttCCTTTGTTTTTATCTGAGCCAAATTGGGATGATGAAGAGGGAGATAATGAAGCTTCCAGTCAGATAGTATCGCTTTTAAGCAAATTGGGTTCGGTTATTTGGTCACTGATGGTCTCTGGAGGTCGCTCTGAGGCTCGGCTATGGCTTTGCAATGCGGTATCGCGCTTAAGTTCAATCTCTCCTCACCATAAGAGAGATATCTTTATGAAGATGTTGACATCGAAGCCAACAAGGAAGGGTTTAGCATCTCAACTCTTGCAATTGGTTTTTGAGAAGAGGCCAAGGAAAGTTGGCTCTATCTTGGCCAACAAAAGTTACTTGCTTGAGAAGTTTTTCCAAG GGAACCCGAAGCGAATAATGCAGTGGTTCTCCAATTTTGGAGATGGCGGTGGATTGGAGCACAAAAAAGGCGCAAAGGCATTGTCTCAATTTGCTTTCGTAAATAGGGATATCTGTTGGGAGGAGCTTGAGTGGAAGGGAAAACATGGGCAATCACCTGCAATGGTTGCCACAAAGCCTCATTATTTTCTTGACTTAGATGTCCAACGAACAGTTGAAAATTTCCTTGAAAACGTGCCTGAATTTTGGTCTTCCCCTGAGTTTTCCGAATCACTGAAAGACGGGGAGATTCTTTTCATGGATACGAAGTTCTTTGTGGAACTTTTCATCGATTTAATGTATAAAGAGGATTTAGATGATATATGGGAAGTAATAAGTGAGTTTCTGAAGGAGGAATCGTTTTCATCATTGTGTCATCACCTTCTTATCATTCTTGAAGAGAGTGAATTCCGCATCTTTCTGGAATTGCTTCTTGGATATATCAGTCCGAGGATAGAACATAAGGATTTTGGTAATTCATCTTATCTCCTAGAGTTTATACTTTGTAAATGCGGTGATCCAGGATCCTTTGATACGCTACTTATGTTAAATGCTATCATCAATCAAAGAAGACAGCTTCTCCGGCTTGTAAATGACGAAGAGTGTCAGGACGAAAATGAGCAAGTCAAAGATATAGTATCACAAATGTGCAAAACCTCCACTAATACCTATACTTTAGCTTCGATCCTTAAAGAATGCGCCAAAGCCAAACCCATTGAAGCAATAAAATTATTGGGGCTTTATTCTTGGGTTATATATTACAGACTGTCAAAGGAATGCCAGACACCAGGATCCTGGGAAGCTTTGTTTCTGAGTAATGGGATAAGTTTCCACGAATCTGGTAAATATTCTATGCTTAATGATGAAGGTCCTTTAGATGACAATGACTCGGCAGGGGATGATAGAGCATCAAGTAGGCgcaggaagaaaaagaaaagaagaaagaggacAAGGCACTTTGATCATGATGGTGGATATGATGATGAGTTGCTTGATTTTGATGCTTCAGAAAGAAGGTTGGGATTACAATCTGGCGGCGGAAGTTGGTTGCTATCAATCGATGATTTTTCTACATCATGGACCAAT GTAGATTTGCCGGAGCATCTTTCAAACCACTGCTTGTCTACATGGATGAAGCAGCTTGCATCCCAATGGAGTAATGTGGCTAATGCTTGGTAA
- the LOC105803366 gene encoding ribonuclease 2 has translation MASLSAQIILCIALISATCLIIGVNGSAVERQREFDYFALALQWPGTICHQTRHCCSSNGCCRGSDSPTEFTIHGLWPDYNDGSWPSCCARSQFDIKEISTLMGALQKYWPSLYCSRPSTCFSGKGIFWAHEWETHGTCSFPVFHDEYSYFLTALNVYFKYNVTKMLNEAGYVPSNSERYPLGGLVSAIENSFQATPDVICSKHDVKEIRLCFYKDFKPRNCLASKTSCPKYVSLPTYVALGRNETEMGIERISGDFEAL, from the exons ATGGCGTCCCTCTCAGCCCAAATCATTCTCTGCATCGCCCTAATATCAGCTACCTGTTTGATTATAGGCGTTAATGGAAGTGCGGTTGAACGACAGAGGGAGTTCGACTACTTCGCTTTGGCCCTTCAATGGCCCGGCACCATCTGCCACCAGACTCGCCATTGTTGCTCCTCCAACGGCTGCTGCCGAGG CTCGGATTCTCCAACTGAGTTTACGATTC ATGGATTATGGCCAGATTATAATGATGGATCCTGGCCATCCTGTTGTGCTCGATCTCAATTTGACATCAAAGAG ATCTCAACATTGATGGGTGCACTTCAGAAGTACTGGCCATCCTTATATTGTAGCCGCCCGTCAACTTGCTTCAGTGGAAAAGGGATATTTTGGGCTCACGAG TGGG AAACACATGGAACTTGCTCCTTTCCTGTATTTCATGATGAATACAGCTACTTTTTAACAGCCCTCAATGTTTACTTCAAATATAATGTCACG AAAATGCTGAATGAAGCTGGATATGTTCCTTCTAATAGTGAAAGGTATCCTCTTGGAGGCTTGGTCTCTGCCATTGAGAATTCTTTCCAGGCAACACCGGATGTGATTTGTTCAAAACATGATGTGAAGGAGATTCGTTTATGCTTCTATAAGGATTTCAAG CCTCGGAACTGTTTGGCCTCAAAGACGTCATGTCCGAAGTATGTTAGCTTGCCAACATACGTGGCATTGG GGCGCAATGAAACTGAGATGGGTATTGAACGGATATCCGGTGATTTTGAAGCCCTGTAA